AGGTACTTTGCATGATGATCGGTAGCCATGGAGGCGTCGTGATCTACAAGTCCGAGACCGGGGAGCGTGAGCTTCTGCGGCGGTACCGGGCGCACCTGGCCGGGTGGCCGGTGCCCGCCGGGCACGTGCGGGTGCCGACGCGGGAGGGCGAGACGTTCGTGGTGGTCTCCGGGCCGGAGGGTGCACCGCCGGTGGTGCTGCTGCACGGGTCGGGGGCGAACGCGACGATGTGGCGGGACGACGTCGCCGCGTGGTCGCGGGACTTCCGCGTGTTCGCCGTCGACCTGGTCGGCGAGCCGGGGCTGAGCGCGCCGTCCCGTCCGGTGCTGGGGACGGACGCGCCCGCGCTGTGGCTGGACGACGTGCTGGACGGGCTCGGCCTCGCGGGCGCCGCGTTGGTCGGGGCGTCGCTCGGCGGCTGGATCGCCCTCGACTACGCGGTCCGGCGCCCGGAGCGGGTGCGGCGGCTGGGGTTGCTGTGCCCCGGCGGCGTGGGCCGGCAGAAAGTGGCCTGGCTCGTGAAGTCGCTGCTCCTGCGGGCGGTCGGGCGCGGCGGGGTGCGCCGGTCGGCGGCGGACGTCACGGGGCTGCCGGATGGGCCGGTCCTCGACGGGCTCGTGCTGACCTTCGAGGAGTTCAGGCCGCGGACGGAGCGGCTCCCGGTGTTCCCCGACGAGGCGCTGCGCGGGCTGGGCATGCCCGTCCTGGTGATCGTCGGGGGACGCGACGTCATGTTCGACTCGCGCGGGACGGCGCGGCGCGTGCGGACGTGCGTCCCGAACTCGACCGTGGTCCTGCTGCCGGAGACCGGGCACGCGATCCTCGGTCAGACGAGGACGGTCGCGGCGTTCCTCGCGGGCGGCTGACGTCGGAACTTCGCCCAGGACTGCCAACGAACTTCACGAGAAGGCTAAAAGACATCGATACCGGGCGTGAACGGCCGTCGTCATCATTCCTCTCATCGGGGTGCCCGTAAGTACCTTTGAAGGGAGTCCCTCATGAGACTCAGACGCAGGCTCGCGGCCTTGGCCGTCGGGCTGGCCGCACTTCTGCCGGGGACGATGGTCGCCACCCCGGCGCACGCGCTGCCGCCGGACATCGTCCCCGAGGTCGGGGTGGACACCGGACGCTTCAAACTGCCGATCGGCTGCACGATCACGCTGGCCGGCATCCCGGTCTTCTACCTTCCGACGGACGTCGACGTGCAGGGCGTCGCGCCCGTCCAGCTGGGCCCCGGCCAGGAGTTCTGGCTGACGCAGGGGTCGGGCAGCATCACGTTCCCGTCGTGGCTGACGGCGCTCACCCCCATCCTGGGGATCGAGACGGCGGACGCGAAGGTGACGAACCTCAGCATCGGCGCGGAGAACGCGACGCCGGAGACGATCAACATCGCCGAGGACGACCCGTTCGTGATCGACGACATCGCGATCACGCCGGGTGAGGAGCTGGAGGTCGGACTGCCGCTGGACGGCACGTTCGACGTCGGGCCGTACACGGCGCCGGACGACGGCGCGGTGACGTTCAAGTTCGACGGGGCGGTCGCGGAGATCGCGCTGAACTCCTCGCTCGGGTTCAGCATCCCGATCAAGGCCGACTGCAAGGCGACCCAGGGCAACGCGCTGCTGCGGGTCGGGGTCGGCGGGCCGGAGGGGCAGCCGCCCGCGAAGATCCAGGGCGCGCCGCTCGACTTCGCCGAGCCGGACTCGAACGAGGTCATCGGCATCATCAACGCCCCGTACGAGTGCAGCCTGAACGGGACGCCGCTGAACGTCGGCATCGCGGTCGGCGGCAACTTCCCGTTGTCGATGAGGCGCGGGTCGAGTTTCTCGTTCACGGACGCGTCCGGGGCGTTGACCATCCCGGCGGAGACGGTGAACCAGCTGATCGACATGGGTTACACGAGCGCGTCCGGTGAGGTGACGAAACTTGATCTGAACGTCGAGGGCGGGTCCCCGGCGATCGACAACGTCGCCGACGGCGGCATCGACATCCCGACCGTGCAGCTCGTCCGCGATCAGAAGATCGTCCTGTCGCTGCCCGCGAACGGGACGCTGACCGCGGGCCCGTACTCGGCGAACGCCGGCGCGGAGTCGGTGGCGGTGTCGATGGGCGACGCGGCCGCGAACTTCACGTTCAACGGTTCGACGAAGGCCACGGCGACCTGCGAGACGCCGTCGCCGACGGTGTACCTGGTCGACACCCCGGTGACCTGACGGCGGTGACCTGACGGCCGTGCGCGCCTCCCCATCGCGGGGAGGCGCGCACGGTCAACAGTCGTCCCACGTGAAGTCCTTGGCCAGTTCGTCCCACGGCATGGCGCGCATCGCGTCCGCGGCGTCCGGGTGGACGAGCCGGTCGCTCGCGTCCTGGAACCACACGACGGCCAGCGAGGAGACCCACCAGTCGCCGACGGAGCGGGGGGTCGGGGGCCCGTCGAACATGCCGGTGCAGCGGACGGGCGGCAGGTACTCGCGGACGGCGCCCGTGTACCGGCCGGTCTCGGTGACCCGGCGCGGCGGGACCACCCACACGTCGAGGCCGTACCGGCGCTCGGCGTTCGCGACCGTGCGCTCGATGATCCGGCCGTTCAGATGGGCGGTCGGCACGCCCTCGATCAGGCCGCCGTACGTCATGTCGGCCTCGATGGTCTTGAGCCGGACGGTTCCGCGCTCGATCTCGATCGTGCACAGTTCATGCGGTATGTCCACCGGGGGATTATGCACCCTCGGAGGCGCGCAACGATTCGCGCGTCCGAGGGGTCAAGGAGCAACGAAACACCAGGTGAGAGCAAGGTTCGCGCATTGGATCGCGGGCGCGGGGTTCTTAGGCTTTCGATCAGTCGGATTCTCTTTCTCGGAAGCCCTGTGGAGACGCGCATGACCGTCATGCCGGCGATGGAGCCAGCACCCGCGCGGACGGCGCTGCGGCGGCACTACCTGATGTGCCGTCCGGAGCACTTCGCCGTCACGTACGCGATCAACCCGTGGATGGATCCGGCGGCGGGCGCCGACGCCGCGCGGGCGGTGGCGCAGTGGGAGGCGCTGCGGGCCGCGTACCTGCGGCTGGGGCACGAGGTGAGCCTGATCGAGCCGGTCGCGGGCCTGCCGGACATGGTGTTCGCGGCGAACGGCGCGCTGGTCGTCGGCGGGCGGGTGTACGGGGCGCGGTTCACGCACGCGGAGCGGCGGGCCGAGGGCCCCGCGTACGCGGCGTGGCTGCGGGCGAACGGGTTCGGGGAGGTGCGGGAACCGGAGCACGTGAACGAGGGCGAGGGCGACTTCCTCACGCTCGACCACGTGATCCTGGCCGGGACGGGCTTCCGGACGGAGATCGCCGCGCACCAGGAGGCGCAGGAGTTCCTCGGACGTCCGGTGGTGACGCTCCGGCTCGTCGACCCGCGCTTCTACCACCTGGACACGGCGCTGTTCCCGCTGGACGGCGGCAACGTGGCCTACTTCCCGGGCGCGTTCTCCCCGGGCAGCAGGGCGGTGCTGGAGCGGCTGTTCCCCGAAGCGGTCGTGGCGGACGAGCGGGACGCGGCGGTGCTCGGGCTGAACGCCGTGTGCGACGGACGCAACGTGGTGATCAACGCCGAGGCCGAGGGGCTGATCGGCGCGCTGCGCGAGCACGGGTACGACCCGGTTCCGGTGGACCTGTCGGAACTGCGCAAGGCCGGTGGCGGCCCGAAGTGCTGCACGCTGGAGCTGCGCGGCTAGAGGTAGTCGGTGGCGGAGCGGAGCCACTTGACGTACGACTTGCCGGAGCGGGCGTCCGGGACGAGCCCGGTGAGCGGCCCCTGGCGGCTGGGCATCTCGGTCGCGACCATGCGGGCGACGCGGCGGACGGTCTTGGTGCGGGCGCGCTCGTAGGCGCGCGGGTCGTCGGGGGTGCGGCTCAGCGCCCAGGCGTCCTCGACGGCCTGGGCCGCGCCCATCGCCATCGCCGGGGGCATCGTGTGGACGGCGTCGCCGAGGAGGGTGGTCGGGCCCCGCCCCCAGGTGGACGGGACGCGGTGCAGGTGGTGCGGGTGGAAGGCGGCGGTCTCGGCGTGCTCGAGCACCGCGGGGAACGGGTCGGGCCAGCGGCCGAACCGCGCGCGCAGCCGGTCCAGGATGTCGGGCGCGTCGCCCCAGAAGCGGCTTCCGGGCTTGGCGCGCAGGTCGAACCACCACAGCGCGCGGCCGTGCCCGGCGGGGGCGATGCTGCCGAGCGACCGCCCGTTGGAGACGAGCACGGTCCGTCCGGCGTCGACGATGTCGGCGGGCAGGGCGGTGAACGCCTGCCAGGTGACCCAGCCGTTGAGCCGCGCCTCGCCGCCGCCGAGGGCCCGCCGGACGACCGAGCGGCGGCCGTCGGCGCCGACGAGCAGGTCGCCGCGCGCGGTCGTCCCGTCGGCGAAGACGATCTCCGCGCGGTCCGGGTCGACCTCGGTGATCTCGTGCCCGTAGCGGACGGGCACACCGTCGGCGAGGCGCTCGACCAGTTCGCGGCGGGCGATGTGCAGGGCGGGCAGGCCGTCGAAGGCGCGCTCGACGGCGGTGAGGTCGATCGTGCCGAGGCGGCGGCCGCGCGGCGAGAGGCTCACCATCGCCTCCAGGCGGCGGCCCGCGCCGTCGAGGTCGACCCTGAACTCGCGCAGGACGCCGACGGTCGCGGGCCAGATGGAGATCGAGCCGCCCTCGGTGCGGAGTTCGGGCGCCGCCTCGTACACCTCGACGTCGTGGCCGGCGAGGGCGAGGCCGCGCGCCGCGCTCAACCCCGCGACGCCCGCACCGACGATGAGTACTCTCATGTTCGACACCCATTCTGAGACTTGAAGTATCTGATACAAGGAGTATCACAATGATGGCTCGCGGCCGCAAGCCCGATCCCGAGGTCGACGCGCGCATCAGGCGGGCCGCGGTGGAGTTGCTGGTGGGCAAGGGGCCGTCGTTCACCATGGACGAGGTCGCGGCGGCCGCCGGGGTGGGCCGGGCCAGTGTCTTCCGGCGCTACGCGACGAAGCGCGACATGCTGCTCGACGCGCTCCGCGCCGCCATGGACGCCCAGGTGACGGCCGTCCCCGACACCGGCTCGCTCGAGGGCGACCTGCGCGTGATCGTCACCGAGACGCTCGCCGCCTGGAACTCGCCCGCCATCGCGGAACGGACCCGCGAGACGTTCGGCGAGGCGGGCCGGGACCCGGCCGTCGGCGAGATCCTCCGCACCTCCATGCGCGACCGGATGTCGCGGAGCTGGGCGATCTACGACCGGGCCGTCGCGCGCGGCGAGCTGTCCGCGGACGCCGATCTGTGGCTGCTGTCGGACATGTTCGTCGGCCTCGTCGTCTACCGCGGCCTCATCGACGTGCCGCAGCCCGACCCGTCAGGCGTGGTCCGCGCGCTGCTGCACGGTTTCGCCCGCTGACCGGCGGAGTTCGCGGCGGGCGAGCCGGCGGGTGCGCAGGACCCCGGCGACGCCGACCGTCCAGACGAGGGCCTGGACGGTCCAGGCGACGCGGAACGCCTCGGGGGTGTACTCGTTCCCGGCCGCCCCGCCGGACGACGCGGCGTCGAGGACGACGCCGATCAGCAGGATCGTGACGAGCGCGCCGACCGAGCCGCCGACGTTGACGATGCCGGTCGCGGCGCCGTGCCGTCCGGGCGGATTGAAGGTGCGGGCGAAGTCGAACCCGATCATGGCGCCGGGGCCGCCGAGCGCCACGCACAGGACGAGGACCACCAGCAACCACGCGGGGGCGGGCGGCGGCCAGGCGAGGGTCGCGGCCCACGCCCCGGCGTTGAGGCCGACGATGCCGAGGACGAGCCACGAGCGGCGCAGCGGGTGCCGCGCGACGAGCCGTCCGATGTAGGGGCCGGACACCATGTTGGCCAGGACGAAGACGGTGAGGAGGGTGGAGGCCGTCGCGGGCTTCATGCCCTGCCCGGACACCAGGTACGGATACCCCCACATCAGGGCGAAGGTGTTCGAGGTGAACTGGGTGACGAAGTGCGTCCAGAGGCCGAGGCGGGTGCCGGGCTGGCGCCACGCGGCGACGAGCTCGCGGCCGACCTCGCGCGGTGTCGGGGACGCGGGACGCGCCGTGTCCGGCGGGGCGTCCCGCAGCAGCGCGAGGGCGAGGACGCCGACCAGGACGCCGAGCGCGGCGGCGGACCCGAACGCGGTGCCCCAGCCGGGGCCGTGCAGGAGGGCGACGAGCGGGATCGCGCTGAGCACCTGCCCGAGCTGGCCGAGCAGGCCGGTGAGCTGGGTGACGACGGGGACGCGGGCGGGGGCGAACCAGGCGCCGACGATGCCGAGCACGCTGATGAACGTCATGGCGTCCCCGGCCGCGACGACGACGCGGGCGGCGACGGCGAGCGGGACGGACGTCGCGGCGGCCATCAGCGCCTGCCCGGCGGCCATCGCCAGCGCGCCGCCCGCGATCAACCGGCGGGGTCCGACCCGGTCGAGCAGCAGCCCGACGGGGACCTGCAGCACCGCGTAGACGAGCAGCTGGACGACGGTGAAGGTGGCGAGGATCCCGGCGGACGCGCCGAAGCGGTGCAGGGCGTCCTCGCCGGTGACGCCGAACGACGTCCGGTGCAGGATCGCCGCGACGTAGGCGGCGATGCCCACGCCCCACAGCGCCCACGCGATCGGGGCGGTCCTACGTTCGTCCACTTCCTGGGGGGTTTGGGCGGTCTGCACGGAAAGCCAATGTATGTCACTTCCGTTTGGGTTGAGCGCGCATGTGCATGCGCTCACCCTGCGGCCCCATCAGGCACAGCACCTCGGCGGACCCGCCGACGCCCGCGAACCAGTGCGGCAGCCGGGTGTCGAACTCGGCCGCCTCCCCCGGCTCCAGGACCAGGTCGCGGTCGCCGAGGATGAGCCGCAGCCGCCCGTTCAGCACGTACAGCCACTCGTAGCCCTCGTGCGATCTCGGCTCGGGCTTGCCCGGACGTTCCGGGTGGATCATCTTGAACGCCTGGATCCCGCCCGGACGGCGCGTCAGCGGCATGACGATCAGGTCGCCCCGCTTCTGCGGCTGCAACCGGACGCGCGGGTCGCCGACCTCGGGCGCGCCCACCAGTTCGTCCAGCGGCACCTGGTACGCCTGCGCGAGCGGGAGCAGGAGCTCCAGGCTGGGCCGCCGCTTGCCCGACTCCAGCCGCGACAGCGTGCTCACCGAGATGCCGGTGGACTCCGCCAGCGCGGACAGCGTCACCTCCCGCTCCCGGCGCAGCCGCCGGAGCCGCTCCCCCACCCCCGCCAGCACGTCCTCGATCGGTTCGCTCATGTCCTCATTGCAGTTTCAGCAACGATGTTTGTCAAATACGCGAAGCGTCGCGCATCCTCGGCGGCATGAGCGAACACCTGGGGAGCGACCAGCGAGAAGTACTGATCATCGGCGGCGGCCCGGCGGGGCTCAGCGCGGCGCTCGTGCTGTCGCGCGCCCGCCGCCGCGTGACCGTCGTCGACTCCGGCGAGCCGCGCAACGCGACCGCCGCGCACATGCACGGGTTCCTGTCCCGCGACGGGATGCCGCCCGAGGAACTGCGGAAGATCGGCCGCACCGAGGTCCGCGGCTACGGCGGCGAGATCGTCGACGGCGCCGTCGAGCGCACCGAGCGGACCGCCGACGGCTTCGCGGTCGCCCTGCGGGACGGGACCGTCCTGCGGGGCAGGCGGCTCCTGGTGACCACCGGCGTCGTCGACGAACTCCCGGACGTCCCCGGCCTGCGCGAACGCTGGGGCCGCGAGGTGCAGATGTGCCCGTACTGCCACGGCTGGGAGGTCCGCGACCAGAAGATCGTCGTGCTGGCGACCGGCCCCATGTCGGTGCACCAGGCGCTCCTGATCACCCAGTGGTCGAAGGACGTCGCCTTCGTCGTCGCCGAGGCGCCGGAGGGCGCGGACGCCGAACGGCTCGCCGCGCGCGGCGTCACCGTCGTCGTGGACGAGCCGGCGCGGCTCACCGTCGAGAGCGACCGCGTCACCGGCCTCGAACTGGCCGGCGGCGAGACCGTCGCGTGCGACGCGGTCTTCCTCGGCCCGCGCATGGTCGCCCGCTCCGGCCCGCTGACCGACCTCGGCTGCGAGATGAATGACGACGGCTTCGTGAAGACCGACCCGTTCGGCCTGACCAGCGTCCCGGGCGTGTGGGCGGCGGGCAACGTCGCCAAGCCCGCCGGCCAGGTGATCACCGCGGCCGCCGACGCGGTCTGGTCCGCCGGGCTGATCAACATGGACCTCATCGAGGAGGAGATCGAGCGCGAGCTCGCCGCCCGTTCGTAGGGTGGCGGGCATGGACGACGCGCGGTGGCGGGACGAACGGGCGGCGCTCGACGCGGCGCGGGCGCGGCTCGGCGAGGTCGCGGACGGCCTGTACCCGGACGTCCCGCGCGTCGCGGGCACCCCGCTGCGGTGCGCGGACGGGTGGGTGCCGGACGCGCCCGTCCCGCTCGGCGACGTCCGGCTGGAGTGGGACCCCGCGCCCGCGCCGCCCGCCGTCGCCGACCCGCCGGACGGCCTGCCGCCCGGCCACCGGACGTACGCGGAGGCCATGGGGGCGCTCGCGCGGCCGAAGGTGTTCGAGAACCGGCCCGCCTACCGGCTCGTCGGCGTCGACCTGCCCGTGCTGCGGCTGGCGCCCGCGCGGTACTTCGACGGCGTCAACGTCGGCGAGTCCGCCGCGCACGAGCTGGCGGCGGGACGGCACGGCCTGCGGGAGCGGATCGGCGACCCGTGCGACCTCGCCCGCCGGACGGCCCTCCCGGCGGTCACGACCGTGACCGTGACGACGTCCGGCACCTACCTGCTGCACCGGCGGGACGCGGCGAAGGTCGCCCACGCGGGCGGCCTCTACCAGGTGATGCCGGTCGGGGTGTTCCAGCCGCTGCGGGCGGCGGACGAGCGCCGCGACCTCGACCTGTGGCGCTGCATGGTGCGCGAGTACGCCGAGGAGGTGCTCGGCCGGGACGAGGACTACGGCGCCGGGTTCGACCAGGACGCGTGGCCGTTCCACCGCGCGCTGACGGGCGCCCGGCGGGACGGGCGGGTGCGGGCGTACCTGCTCGGGCTCGGCGTCGACCCGCTGACGTTCGCGCTGGACGTCCTGACCGTGGTGGTGTTCGACGACGACGCGTTCGCCGGGCTGCTCGGGGACGTGGTCGAGGTGAACGCGGAGGGCGAGGTGTCGCGGGCGCCGTTCGACGGGACGGTCCCGGCGCCGATGCAACCGGCGGGCGCCGCCGCGCTGGAGCTCGCGTGGCGCCACCGGGCGGCGCTCGGGATCAGCCCGTGTTCCCTGTGGGGGGACGACCCCCCTACACCCCCCGCCTGACCCGTCGTCTCCGCTCCGCAGGGCTCCGCTGCGACGACGGGTCAGCCCACGGCGAGCGCCTTGAGCTCGTCGAGGGCGTCCTCGAGGTGGTCGATGATCTCGGCCGGGTCGGGGACGAGGTCGCGGCAGGCCACGATGCCGATGTCGACGCGGCCGTCGTAGGAGAAGACGGTGATGTTGAGGCCGCCGCTGACGTCGGTGACCACGGAGATCGGGTAGTAGCCGAGGACGCGGGCGCCGCACAGGTACAGCGGGAACTGCGGGCCCGGCACGTTCGAGATCACCAGGTTGATCGGGCGGAGCGAGACGGCGGCGCCGGCCTGCAGGACGAGCCGCGTCAGCGGCCCGGCGACGGGCGCGGGGACGAGGCCGCTCAGCTCCCGCACCCAGCTGCCGGAGGTGACGGCGAAGCGCCGCTTGACGAGGTCCATGTCGCGGCGGACGGCCGTGTACCGGCCGGCGGGGTCGGGGATGTGGGTGGCGAGCGGCGTGGTCATGATCGAGACCTGGTTGCACGCGTCGGTGGTGGAGCGGCCGCCGCGCAGCGACACCGGGACGCCCGCGACGAGCGGGCGGTCGGGCAGTTCGCCGCGCTTGTCGAGCCACTGCCGCAGCGCGGTCGCGCACAGCGCCATGACGACGTCGTTGACGCTGCCGCCGAGGCCCCGCCCGACCTTCTTGATCTCGTCGAGGGGCAGCTCGCCGCAGGCGACCGCGCGGCGCGGGCCGATCGGGCGGTTGAACGGGGTGGGCGGCGCGCTGGAGCGGGGCACGCGCGGCAGGCCCTCGCGGCGGAGCGCGCCCTGGACGAACGCGGACGCGAGTCCCACGCCGGGGATCGCGGCGACGCCCGGGATCTCGTCGACGTGCGGGACGGCGCGGGCCATCGACAGCGCGGCCTTGAGCGGGTGCAGGGCGGCCTTGAGCAGGCCGGTGCGGAGCATGTCGCCGAGCGCGGGCGCGCGTTCGGGCGTCCGTCCGGCGTCGGCGTCGGCGGGCGCGTCGGCGTGGACGTCGCGGGGTTCGGGGGTGAGGTCGAGCAGGGCGGCGAGGGTCTCGGCGGCCATGACGCCGTCGGTGGCGGCGTGGTGCACCTTGGCGTAGACGGCGGTGAGGCCCCCTTCTAGGCCCTGGATGATGACGATCTCCCAGAGCGGGCGCGCGCGGTCGAGGGGCCGTTCGTGGAGCATGGCGACGACGTCGGCGAGCTGGCGCCGATTCCCCGGCGCGGGCAGCCCGATCTCGGTGATGTGCCGTTCGGGCGTGAAGTCGGGGTCGTCCTCCCAGTAGGGGTGGTCGAGGGAGAACGGCACGTGGACGAGCCGCTGCCGCAGCGGCGCGGCGAGGTGCGCGCGCTCGCGGATCAGCGCGGCCACCAGCGGGGCGGTGAGCCGCCCGCCGGGGCATCCCGCGGGGTCGACGACGCCCACCCCGGCGATGTGCGCGTGGGTGGTGCCGTTCTCGGCGTGGAGAAAGGTCGCGTCCACGGTGGTCAGCTGGCCCATGCTCTCGTCCCCGTCCGTTCGTCGTGCACCTGCCTCCTTCTAGGAGTTATGCGGTGTCCGGGCGGCGGGTCAACATTGTGAGCGAGAAGAAATAAGGACTTAACCGAGCATTCCGCCCCAACCTCGGGGGGTTTTTGGGATGTTTTTTGAAAATTTTGATCATCTTCCGCTCGGCCTCGGTCAGAAAAGCTCACCCGCCCCATCAAGCCGCGGCGTGTCAGATCATCTCGCTAGGGTGATGCGCCATGACGGCACGCCCCCTCTCAGAGATCGTCGAATCCGGCTGGGCGAACGCGCTGCAGCCCGTGGCCGGGACGATCGCCGCCGCCGGGGACTGGCTGCGCGCGGAAGTCGCGGCCGGCCGGCGCTACCTCCCCGCCGGGAACATGATCCTGCGCGCGTTCACCCAGCCCTTCGACGACGTCCGCGTCCTGATCGTCGGGCAGGACCCCTATCCCACCCCCGGGCACGCGGTCGGGCTCAGCTTCTCGGTCGCCCCGGACGTCCGGCCGCTGCCCGCGAGCCTGATCAACATCTTCCGCGAGTACAGCAGCGACCTCGGGCATCCCGAGCCGTCCAGCGGCGACCTCACGCCGTGGGCCGACCAGGGCGTCCTGCTGCTGAACAGGGCTTTGACCGTGATGCCGGGAAAGATCGGCTCGCACCGCGGCAAGGGCTGGGAGCAGGTCACCGAGCAGGCCATCCGGGCGCTCGCCGCGCGCGGCCGCCCGCTCGTCGCGATCCTGTGGGGCCGGGACGCCCGCGATCTCAAGCCGATGCTCGGCGGCGTCCCCTGCATCGAGTCGCCGCACCCGAGCCCCCGCTCGGCCGACAGCGGCTTCTTCGGCTCGCGCCCGTTCAGCCGCGCCAACGAGATCCTGCAGAAACAGGGCGCCCCGCCCGTCGACTGGAAACTGCCGTAGGAGGGTCTCAGCCCTCGTCGGGGAGGCGGCGCAGCAGCGCGGCGAACTCGTCCGAGCCGGACGGCATGACGTGCGGCTTCAGGGGGGTGAGGCGGCGCTCGCCGTGGCTCCAGTAGACGCCCGGCGCGCACGGGTCGTCGGCGTCGTCGTGCATCTCGCGGACGACGTCGGCGAAGACCGGCAGCACCTCCAGCACCGCGGTCGAGGTGATCGGGTAGAGCAGCAGCGTGCTGTGGCACGGGACGCCGACGAGCGCGCCGTGCTCGT
The nucleotide sequence above comes from Actinomadura algeriensis. Encoded proteins:
- a CDS encoding alpha/beta fold hydrolase, translated to MIYKSETGERELLRRYRAHLAGWPVPAGHVRVPTREGETFVVVSGPEGAPPVVLLHGSGANATMWRDDVAAWSRDFRVFAVDLVGEPGLSAPSRPVLGTDAPALWLDDVLDGLGLAGAALVGASLGGWIALDYAVRRPERVRRLGLLCPGGVGRQKVAWLVKSLLLRAVGRGGVRRSAADVTGLPDGPVLDGLVLTFEEFRPRTERLPVFPDEALRGLGMPVLVIVGGRDVMFDSRGTARRVRTCVPNSTVVLLPETGHAILGQTRTVAAFLAGG
- a CDS encoding DUF6801 domain-containing protein → MRLRRRLAALAVGLAALLPGTMVATPAHALPPDIVPEVGVDTGRFKLPIGCTITLAGIPVFYLPTDVDVQGVAPVQLGPGQEFWLTQGSGSITFPSWLTALTPILGIETADAKVTNLSIGAENATPETINIAEDDPFVIDDIAITPGEELEVGLPLDGTFDVGPYTAPDDGAVTFKFDGAVAEIALNSSLGFSIPIKADCKATQGNALLRVGVGGPEGQPPAKIQGAPLDFAEPDSNEVIGIINAPYECSLNGTPLNVGIAVGGNFPLSMRRGSSFSFTDASGALTIPAETVNQLIDMGYTSASGEVTKLDLNVEGGSPAIDNVADGGIDIPTVQLVRDQKIVLSLPANGTLTAGPYSANAGAESVAVSMGDAAANFTFNGSTKATATCETPSPTVYLVDTPVT
- the ddaH gene encoding dimethylargininase, which produces MTVMPAMEPAPARTALRRHYLMCRPEHFAVTYAINPWMDPAAGADAARAVAQWEALRAAYLRLGHEVSLIEPVAGLPDMVFAANGALVVGGRVYGARFTHAERRAEGPAYAAWLRANGFGEVREPEHVNEGEGDFLTLDHVILAGTGFRTEIAAHQEAQEFLGRPVVTLRLVDPRFYHLDTALFPLDGGNVAYFPGAFSPGSRAVLERLFPEAVVADERDAAVLGLNAVCDGRNVVINAEAEGLIGALREHGYDPVPVDLSELRKAGGGPKCCTLELRG
- a CDS encoding FAD-dependent oxidoreductase, producing MRVLIVGAGVAGLSAARGLALAGHDVEVYEAAPELRTEGGSISIWPATVGVLREFRVDLDGAGRRLEAMVSLSPRGRRLGTIDLTAVERAFDGLPALHIARRELVERLADGVPVRYGHEITEVDPDRAEIVFADGTTARGDLLVGADGRRSVVRRALGGGEARLNGWVTWQAFTALPADIVDAGRTVLVSNGRSLGSIAPAGHGRALWWFDLRAKPGSRFWGDAPDILDRLRARFGRWPDPFPAVLEHAETAAFHPHHLHRVPSTWGRGPTTLLGDAVHTMPPAMAMGAAQAVEDAWALSRTPDDPRAYERARTKTVRRVARMVATEMPSRQGPLTGLVPDARSGKSYVKWLRSATDYL
- a CDS encoding TetR-like C-terminal domain-containing protein, with the translated sequence MMARGRKPDPEVDARIRRAAVELLVGKGPSFTMDEVAAAAGVGRASVFRRYATKRDMLLDALRAAMDAQVTAVPDTGSLEGDLRVIVTETLAAWNSPAIAERTRETFGEAGRDPAVGEILRTSMRDRMSRSWAIYDRAVARGELSADADLWLLSDMFVGLVVYRGLIDVPQPDPSGVVRALLHGFAR
- a CDS encoding MFS transporter; the encoded protein is MDERRTAPIAWALWGVGIAAYVAAILHRTSFGVTGEDALHRFGASAGILATFTVVQLLVYAVLQVPVGLLLDRVGPRRLIAGGALAMAAGQALMAAATSVPLAVAARVVVAAGDAMTFISVLGIVGAWFAPARVPVVTQLTGLLGQLGQVLSAIPLVALLHGPGWGTAFGSAAALGVLVGVLALALLRDAPPDTARPASPTPREVGRELVAAWRQPGTRLGLWTHFVTQFTSNTFALMWGYPYLVSGQGMKPATASTLLTVFVLANMVSGPYIGRLVARHPLRRSWLVLGIVGLNAGAWAATLAWPPPAPAWLLVVLVLCVALGGPGAMIGFDFARTFNPPGRHGAATGIVNVGGSVGALVTILLIGVVLDAASSGGAAGNEYTPEAFRVAWTVQALVWTVGVAGVLRTRRLARRELRRSAGETVQQRADHA
- a CDS encoding helix-turn-helix domain-containing protein, which encodes MSEPIEDVLAGVGERLRRLRREREVTLSALAESTGISVSTLSRLESGKRRPSLELLLPLAQAYQVPLDELVGAPEVGDPRVRLQPQKRGDLIVMPLTRRPGGIQAFKMIHPERPGKPEPRSHEGYEWLYVLNGRLRLILGDRDLVLEPGEAAEFDTRLPHWFAGVGGSAEVLCLMGPQGERMHMRAQPKRK
- a CDS encoding NAD(P)/FAD-dependent oxidoreductase; translation: MSEHLGSDQREVLIIGGGPAGLSAALVLSRARRRVTVVDSGEPRNATAAHMHGFLSRDGMPPEELRKIGRTEVRGYGGEIVDGAVERTERTADGFAVALRDGTVLRGRRLLVTTGVVDELPDVPGLRERWGREVQMCPYCHGWEVRDQKIVVLATGPMSVHQALLITQWSKDVAFVVAEAPEGADAERLAARGVTVVVDEPARLTVESDRVTGLELAGGETVACDAVFLGPRMVARSGPLTDLGCEMNDDGFVKTDPFGLTSVPGVWAAGNVAKPAGQVITAAADAVWSAGLINMDLIEEEIERELAARS
- a CDS encoding transcriptional regulator; the protein is MDDARWRDERAALDAARARLGEVADGLYPDVPRVAGTPLRCADGWVPDAPVPLGDVRLEWDPAPAPPAVADPPDGLPPGHRTYAEAMGALARPKVFENRPAYRLVGVDLPVLRLAPARYFDGVNVGESAAHELAAGRHGLRERIGDPCDLARRTALPAVTTVTVTTSGTYLLHRRDAAKVAHAGGLYQVMPVGVFQPLRAADERRDLDLWRCMVREYAEEVLGRDEDYGAGFDQDAWPFHRALTGARRDGRVRAYLLGLGVDPLTFALDVLTVVVFDDDAFAGLLGDVVEVNAEGEVSRAPFDGTVPAPMQPAGAAALELAWRHRAALGISPCSLWGDDPPTPPA
- a CDS encoding WS/DGAT/MGAT family O-acyltransferase produces the protein MGQLTTVDATFLHAENGTTHAHIAGVGVVDPAGCPGGRLTAPLVAALIRERAHLAAPLRQRLVHVPFSLDHPYWEDDPDFTPERHITEIGLPAPGNRRQLADVVAMLHERPLDRARPLWEIVIIQGLEGGLTAVYAKVHHAATDGVMAAETLAALLDLTPEPRDVHADAPADADAGRTPERAPALGDMLRTGLLKAALHPLKAALSMARAVPHVDEIPGVAAIPGVGLASAFVQGALRREGLPRVPRSSAPPTPFNRPIGPRRAVACGELPLDEIKKVGRGLGGSVNDVVMALCATALRQWLDKRGELPDRPLVAGVPVSLRGGRSTTDACNQVSIMTTPLATHIPDPAGRYTAVRRDMDLVKRRFAVTSGSWVRELSGLVPAPVAGPLTRLVLQAGAAVSLRPINLVISNVPGPQFPLYLCGARVLGYYPISVVTDVSGGLNITVFSYDGRVDIGIVACRDLVPDPAEIIDHLEDALDELKALAVG